One stretch of Centroberyx gerrardi isolate f3 chromosome 13, fCenGer3.hap1.cur.20231027, whole genome shotgun sequence DNA includes these proteins:
- the angptl1b gene encoding angiopoietin-related protein 1b — MGSGVWSLFILFGLSLWSSSEGLAKNPILSRIRRAPENNGEPKKCSYTFLVPEQKITGPICAARGYSTDKDRVTRLDVASVRDLLSKQRREMETLKLVVDVDGNMVNEMKLLRKESRNMNSRVTQLYMQLLHEIIRKRDNSLELAQLETRILNATAESLRLASRYRELEARYAVLSAVVNNQSVLIGALEERCLQVYGRRHEQPPLGPPLVQVVPENIPVNVPRFTNEIQRDNTRAFARERGSRSGPSPTGSTLEVQKPPPGNFSAEGPYRDCLQAQEAGHSTSGMYLIKPDEAERPVQVWCEQGMDNGGWTVIQSRRDGSVNFFRNWDSYKSGFGNIDGEYWLGLEGIYNLGRQGDYKLLVELEDWMGKKVYAQYSSFHLEPESEGYRLRLGTYQGNAGDSLSSHNGKQFTTLDRDKDTFSGNCAHFHKGGWWYNACGQANLNGVWYNGGVYRSKFQDGIFWADYGGGFYSMKSVRIMIRPID, encoded by the exons atgggATCTGGAGTGTGGAGCCTATTTATCCTGTTTGGTCTGTCCCTCTGGAGCAGCAGCGAGGGCCTCGCCAAGAACCCCATCCTCTCCCGGATACGAAGGGCTCCAGAGAACAATGGAGAGCCTAAGAAGTGCTCCTACACCTTCCTGGTCCCTGAGCAGAAGATCACAGGCCCCATCTGCGCCGCCCGGGGCTACTCCACCGACAAGGACCGGGTGACGCGCCTGGATGTGGCCTCGGTGCGCGACCTGCTGTCGAAGCAGCGCCGGGAGATGGAGACGCTGAAGCTGGTGGTGGACGTGGACGGCAACATGGTGAACGAGATGAAGCTGCTGAGGAAAGAGAGCAGGAACATGAACTCCAGGGTGACGCAGCTCTACATGCAGCTGCTGCACGAGATCATCAGGAAGAGAGACAACTCCCTGGAGCTGGCGCAGCTGGAGACGCGCATCCTCAACGCCACCGCCGAGTCGCTGCGCCTGGCCTCCCGGTACCGGGAGCTGGAGGCCCGATACGCGGTCCTGTCTGCGGTGGTGAACAACCAGTCGGTGCTGATCGGAGCCCTGGAGGAGCGTTGTCTGCAGGTGTACGGCCGCAGGCACGAGCAGCCGCCCTTGGGACCCCCGCTGGTGCAGGTGGTGCCTGAGAACATTCCCGTCAACGTGCCGCGTTTCACCAATGAGATCCAGAGGGACAACACCCGAGCGTTTGCCCGGGAGAGGGGCTCTCGCTCTGGGCCGTCTCCCACAGGCAGCACCCTGGAAGTCCAGAAACCTCCTCCAGGAAACTTCAGTGCTGAAG GTCCATACCGAGACTGTCTCCAGGCTCAGGAGGCTGGCCACAGCACCAGCGGCATGTACCTGATCAAACCAGACGAAGCGGAGAGGCCCGTGCAGGTCTGGTGCGAACAGGGCATGGACAACGGGGGCTGGACCGTCATCCAGAGCAGGCGAGACGGATCCGTTAACTTCTTCAGGAACTGGGATAGCTACAAG AGTGGCTTTGGCAACATAGACGGAGAGTACTGGCTTGGTCTGGAAGGTATCTACAACCTGGGGAGGCAGGGCGACTACAAGCTGCTGGTGGAGCTGGAGGACTGGATGGGCAAGAAGGTCTATGCTCAGTACAGCAGCTTCCACCTGGAGCCAGAGAGCGAGGGCTACCGCCTGAGGCTGGGCACCTACCAGGGCAACGCCGGGGACTCGCTCAGCAGCCACAACGGCAAACAGTTCACAACCCTGGACCGCGACAAGGATACCTTCTCAG GCAACTGTGCCCACTTCCACAAAGGAGGCTGGTGGTACAACGCCTGTGGGCAGGCCAATCTGAACGGTGTCTGGTACAACGGAGGGGTCTACCGCAGCAAGTTCCAGGACGGGATCTTCTGGGCCGACTACGGCGGAGGCTTCTACTCCATGAAGTCTGTACGCATAATGATCAGGCCCATAGACTGA